A window of Lepidochelys kempii isolate rLepKem1 chromosome 1, rLepKem1.hap2, whole genome shotgun sequence contains these coding sequences:
- the CBX6 gene encoding chromobox protein homolog 6 isoform X4, giving the protein MELSAVGERVFAAESIIKRRIRKGRIEYLVKWKGWAIKYSTWEPEENILDSRLIAAFEQKERERELYGPKKRGPKPKTFLLKARAQAEALHIGDVHFSVKPGSSTSSPKLHSSAAVHRLKKDIRRCHRMSRRPLPRPDPQNGGGVGGGAGIRPPVSPFSETVRIINRKVKPREPKRSRIILNLKVIDKGGKAASGGGGLARPKIPSRNRVIGKSKKFSESILRTQIRHMKFGTFSLYNKPSAAPATSLEGKMEAGGSQGASCGLVMGSTPYDAHSSSSSGCPSPTPHSSSDPDDSPPKLLPETLSPAIPDWRESEVLDLSIPPESAATSKRSPPGGCAGGQTPSSSLSSSDPEQEAGDWRPEMSPCSNVVVTDVTSNLLTVTIKEFCNAEDFEKVAAGGGGSK; this is encoded by the exons ATGGAGCTGTCTGCAGTGGGGGAGCGAGTGTTCGCGGCCGAATCCATCATCAAGCGGCGGATCCGAAAG GGGCGCATCGAGTACCTGGTGAAATGGAAAGGCTGGGCCATCAA GTACAGCACTTGGGAACCTGAAGAGAACATCCTGGACTCCCGACTTATTGCAGCCTTTGAGCAGAA GGAACGAGAGCGTGAGCTGTATGGGCCCAAGAAGAGAGGACCCAAGCCTAAAACTTTCCTCCTGAAG GCTCGGGCCCAGGCGGAGGCCCTTCACATTGGGGATGTACACTTCTCTGTCAAGCCTGGCTCTAGCACCTCGTCACCCAAGCTGCACTCCAGCGCTGCAGTGCACCGGCTCAAGAAAGATATCCGGCGATGTCATCGCATGTCCCggcgccccctgccccgcccagaCCCCCAGAACGgcgggggagtgggaggaggggctggcATACGTCCGCCAGTCTCGCCCTTCTCCGAGACCGTCCGCATCATCAACCGCAAGGTGAAGCCTCGTGAGCCCAAACGCAGCCGCATCATCCTCAACCTCAAGGTTATTGACAAGGGCGGGAAGGCCgcgagtgggggagggggcctggcccGTCCAAAGATCCCCTCACGAAACCGCGTCATTGGCAAGAGTAAGAAGTTCAGCGAGAGCATCCTCCGCACCCAGATCCGCCACATGAAGTTTGGCACCTTCTCGCTGTACAACAAGCCGTCCGCTGCACCGGCCACATCTCTGGAGGGCAAGATGGAGGCAGGAGGCTCACAAGGTGCCTCCTGCGGGCTGGTCATGGGCTCCACCCCTTACGAtgcccacagctccagctcctcaGGCTGCCCCTCTCCTACCCCTCACTCGTCCTCCGACCCAGACGATTCTCCCCCAAAGCTGCTTCCCGAAACCCTGAGCCCTGCCATTCCTGACTGGCGCGAGTCGGAGGTCCTGGACCTGTCGATCCCACCAGAatcagcagccaccagcaagcgCTCTCCCCCCGGGGGATGTGCTGGGGGCCAGACACCCTCATCATCCCTCTCCTCTTCTGACCCGGAGCAGGAGGCTGGCGACTGGCGCCCTGAgatgtccccctgctccaatgtgGTGGTCACAGATGTCACCAGCAATCTCCTGACCGTCACCATCAAGGAGTTCTGCAACGCAGAGGATTTCGAGAAGGTGGCAGCAGGTGGAGGAGGCAGCAAGTGA
- the CBX6 gene encoding chromobox protein homolog 6 isoform X1, which translates to MELSAVGERVFAAESIIKRRIRKGRIEYLVKWKGWAIKYSTWEPEENILDSRLIAAFEQKERERELYGPKKRGPKPKTFLLKLACHAGEESEAWNKKSPLLGWLGKCKGHMQLHKVMHVLSEDMSLTLLLSLQRSLFSVTLNNKARAQAEALHIGDVHFSVKPGSSTSSPKLHSSAAVHRLKKDIRRCHRMSRRPLPRPDPQNGGGVGGGAGIRPPVSPFSETVRIINRKVKPREPKRSRIILNLKVIDKGGKAASGGGGLARPKIPSRNRVIGKSKKFSESILRTQIRHMKFGTFSLYNKPSAAPATSLEGKMEAGGSQGASCGLVMGSTPYDAHSSSSSGCPSPTPHSSSDPDDSPPKLLPETLSPAIPDWRESEVLDLSIPPESAATSKRSPPGGCAGGQTPSSSLSSSDPEQEAGDWRPEMSPCSNVVVTDVTSNLLTVTIKEFCNAEDFEKVAAGGGGSK; encoded by the exons ATGGAGCTGTCTGCAGTGGGGGAGCGAGTGTTCGCGGCCGAATCCATCATCAAGCGGCGGATCCGAAAG GGGCGCATCGAGTACCTGGTGAAATGGAAAGGCTGGGCCATCAA GTACAGCACTTGGGAACCTGAAGAGAACATCCTGGACTCCCGACTTATTGCAGCCTTTGAGCAGAA GGAACGAGAGCGTGAGCTGTATGGGCCCAAGAAGAGAGGACCCAAGCCTAAAACTTTCCTCCTGAAG TTAGCTTGTCACGCTGGAGAAGAGAGTGAAGCGTGGAACAAAAAATCACCACTG CTTGGTTGGCTTGGGAAATGCAAGGGTCACATGCAACTCCATAAAGTCATGCATGTGCTATCGGAGGACATGTCCCTGACCCTCCTGCTCAGCTTGCAGAGATCTCTATTCTCAGTCACTCTAAATAATAAG GCTCGGGCCCAGGCGGAGGCCCTTCACATTGGGGATGTACACTTCTCTGTCAAGCCTGGCTCTAGCACCTCGTCACCCAAGCTGCACTCCAGCGCTGCAGTGCACCGGCTCAAGAAAGATATCCGGCGATGTCATCGCATGTCCCggcgccccctgccccgcccagaCCCCCAGAACGgcgggggagtgggaggaggggctggcATACGTCCGCCAGTCTCGCCCTTCTCCGAGACCGTCCGCATCATCAACCGCAAGGTGAAGCCTCGTGAGCCCAAACGCAGCCGCATCATCCTCAACCTCAAGGTTATTGACAAGGGCGGGAAGGCCgcgagtgggggagggggcctggcccGTCCAAAGATCCCCTCACGAAACCGCGTCATTGGCAAGAGTAAGAAGTTCAGCGAGAGCATCCTCCGCACCCAGATCCGCCACATGAAGTTTGGCACCTTCTCGCTGTACAACAAGCCGTCCGCTGCACCGGCCACATCTCTGGAGGGCAAGATGGAGGCAGGAGGCTCACAAGGTGCCTCCTGCGGGCTGGTCATGGGCTCCACCCCTTACGAtgcccacagctccagctcctcaGGCTGCCCCTCTCCTACCCCTCACTCGTCCTCCGACCCAGACGATTCTCCCCCAAAGCTGCTTCCCGAAACCCTGAGCCCTGCCATTCCTGACTGGCGCGAGTCGGAGGTCCTGGACCTGTCGATCCCACCAGAatcagcagccaccagcaagcgCTCTCCCCCCGGGGGATGTGCTGGGGGCCAGACACCCTCATCATCCCTCTCCTCTTCTGACCCGGAGCAGGAGGCTGGCGACTGGCGCCCTGAgatgtccccctgctccaatgtgGTGGTCACAGATGTCACCAGCAATCTCCTGACCGTCACCATCAAGGAGTTCTGCAACGCAGAGGATTTCGAGAAGGTGGCAGCAGGTGGAGGAGGCAGCAAGTGA
- the CBX7 gene encoding chromobox protein homolog 7 — protein sequence MELSAIGEQVFAVESIRKKRIRKGKVEYLVKWKGWPPKYSTWEPEDHILDPRLVVAYEEKEERDRASGYRKRGPKPKRLLLQRLYGMDLRSAHKGKEKLCFSLSRRFGGGSNLVGAKPGQTELSEKSGGGVLPFPLRKQRKNQKYLRLSRKKFPRMSSLESRNHRREFFLKESVALETRQTPNDWDATQHASKEVGMDAVDGSLPWIPTLSPSEVTVTDITANSITVTFREAQVAEGFFRDRSVQF from the exons GGTAAAGTAGAATACCTGGTGAAGTGGAAAGGATGGCCCCCAAA atACAGCACATGGGAGCCGGAGGATCACATCTTGGATCCTCGCCTGGTAGTGGCTTATGAAGAGAA GGAAGAGAGAGACCGTGCATCAGGATACAGGAAGAGAGGGCCTAAACCGAAGCGCCTCTTATTACAG AGGCTTTACGGTATGGACCTGAGGAGTGCCCACAAGGGAAAGGAGAAGCTCTGTTTCTCTCTATCACGGCGATTTGGAGGAGGAAGCAATCTGGTGGGGGCCAAGCCAGGACAGACAGAGCTATCTGAAAAGAGTGGGGGAGGCGTCCTACCATTCCCACTCCGGAAGCAGCGCAAGAACCAGAAATATCTCCGGCTGTCGCGGAAGAAGTTTCCACGCATGTCAAGCCTGGAGAGCCGTAACCACAGGCGTGAGTTCTTCTTGAAGGAGTCAGTGGCACTAGAAACTAGGCAGACTCCCAATGACTGGGATGCGACGCAGCATGCTAGCAAAGAAG TAGGCATGGATGCAGTTGATGGCAGCCTCCCCTGGATCCCCACCTTGTCCCCCAGCGAAGTGACAGTGACAGACATCACGGCGAACTCCATTACCGTGACCTTCAGAGAAGCACAAGTGGCCGAGGGCTTCTTCCGAGACCGAAGTGTGCAGTTCTGA
- the CBX6 gene encoding chromobox protein homolog 6 isoform X3, whose protein sequence is MELSAVGERVFAAESIIKRRIRKGRIEYLVKWKGWAIKYSTWEPEENILDSRLIAAFEQKERERELYGPKKRGPKPKTFLLKLACHAGEESEAWNKKSPLLGWLGKCKGHMQLHKVMHVLSEDMSLTLLLSLQRSLFSVTLNNKPGSSTSSPKLHSSAAVHRLKKDIRRCHRMSRRPLPRPDPQNGGGVGGGAGIRPPVSPFSETVRIINRKVKPREPKRSRIILNLKVIDKGGKAASGGGGLARPKIPSRNRVIGKSKKFSESILRTQIRHMKFGTFSLYNKPSAAPATSLEGKMEAGGSQGASCGLVMGSTPYDAHSSSSSGCPSPTPHSSSDPDDSPPKLLPETLSPAIPDWRESEVLDLSIPPESAATSKRSPPGGCAGGQTPSSSLSSSDPEQEAGDWRPEMSPCSNVVVTDVTSNLLTVTIKEFCNAEDFEKVAAGGGGSK, encoded by the exons ATGGAGCTGTCTGCAGTGGGGGAGCGAGTGTTCGCGGCCGAATCCATCATCAAGCGGCGGATCCGAAAG GGGCGCATCGAGTACCTGGTGAAATGGAAAGGCTGGGCCATCAA GTACAGCACTTGGGAACCTGAAGAGAACATCCTGGACTCCCGACTTATTGCAGCCTTTGAGCAGAA GGAACGAGAGCGTGAGCTGTATGGGCCCAAGAAGAGAGGACCCAAGCCTAAAACTTTCCTCCTGAAG TTAGCTTGTCACGCTGGAGAAGAGAGTGAAGCGTGGAACAAAAAATCACCACTG CTTGGTTGGCTTGGGAAATGCAAGGGTCACATGCAACTCCATAAAGTCATGCATGTGCTATCGGAGGACATGTCCCTGACCCTCCTGCTCAGCTTGCAGAGATCTCTATTCTCAGTCACTCTAAATAATAAG CCTGGCTCTAGCACCTCGTCACCCAAGCTGCACTCCAGCGCTGCAGTGCACCGGCTCAAGAAAGATATCCGGCGATGTCATCGCATGTCCCggcgccccctgccccgcccagaCCCCCAGAACGgcgggggagtgggaggaggggctggcATACGTCCGCCAGTCTCGCCCTTCTCCGAGACCGTCCGCATCATCAACCGCAAGGTGAAGCCTCGTGAGCCCAAACGCAGCCGCATCATCCTCAACCTCAAGGTTATTGACAAGGGCGGGAAGGCCgcgagtgggggagggggcctggcccGTCCAAAGATCCCCTCACGAAACCGCGTCATTGGCAAGAGTAAGAAGTTCAGCGAGAGCATCCTCCGCACCCAGATCCGCCACATGAAGTTTGGCACCTTCTCGCTGTACAACAAGCCGTCCGCTGCACCGGCCACATCTCTGGAGGGCAAGATGGAGGCAGGAGGCTCACAAGGTGCCTCCTGCGGGCTGGTCATGGGCTCCACCCCTTACGAtgcccacagctccagctcctcaGGCTGCCCCTCTCCTACCCCTCACTCGTCCTCCGACCCAGACGATTCTCCCCCAAAGCTGCTTCCCGAAACCCTGAGCCCTGCCATTCCTGACTGGCGCGAGTCGGAGGTCCTGGACCTGTCGATCCCACCAGAatcagcagccaccagcaagcgCTCTCCCCCCGGGGGATGTGCTGGGGGCCAGACACCCTCATCATCCCTCTCCTCTTCTGACCCGGAGCAGGAGGCTGGCGACTGGCGCCCTGAgatgtccccctgctccaatgtgGTGGTCACAGATGTCACCAGCAATCTCCTGACCGTCACCATCAAGGAGTTCTGCAACGCAGAGGATTTCGAGAAGGTGGCAGCAGGTGGAGGAGGCAGCAAGTGA
- the CBX6 gene encoding chromobox protein homolog 6 isoform X2, which produces MELSAVGERVFAAESIIKRRIRKGRIEYLVKWKGWAIKYSTWEPEENILDSRLIAAFEQKERERELYGPKKRGPKPKTFLLKLGWLGKCKGHMQLHKVMHVLSEDMSLTLLLSLQRSLFSVTLNNKARAQAEALHIGDVHFSVKPGSSTSSPKLHSSAAVHRLKKDIRRCHRMSRRPLPRPDPQNGGGVGGGAGIRPPVSPFSETVRIINRKVKPREPKRSRIILNLKVIDKGGKAASGGGGLARPKIPSRNRVIGKSKKFSESILRTQIRHMKFGTFSLYNKPSAAPATSLEGKMEAGGSQGASCGLVMGSTPYDAHSSSSSGCPSPTPHSSSDPDDSPPKLLPETLSPAIPDWRESEVLDLSIPPESAATSKRSPPGGCAGGQTPSSSLSSSDPEQEAGDWRPEMSPCSNVVVTDVTSNLLTVTIKEFCNAEDFEKVAAGGGGSK; this is translated from the exons ATGGAGCTGTCTGCAGTGGGGGAGCGAGTGTTCGCGGCCGAATCCATCATCAAGCGGCGGATCCGAAAG GGGCGCATCGAGTACCTGGTGAAATGGAAAGGCTGGGCCATCAA GTACAGCACTTGGGAACCTGAAGAGAACATCCTGGACTCCCGACTTATTGCAGCCTTTGAGCAGAA GGAACGAGAGCGTGAGCTGTATGGGCCCAAGAAGAGAGGACCCAAGCCTAAAACTTTCCTCCTGAAG CTTGGTTGGCTTGGGAAATGCAAGGGTCACATGCAACTCCATAAAGTCATGCATGTGCTATCGGAGGACATGTCCCTGACCCTCCTGCTCAGCTTGCAGAGATCTCTATTCTCAGTCACTCTAAATAATAAG GCTCGGGCCCAGGCGGAGGCCCTTCACATTGGGGATGTACACTTCTCTGTCAAGCCTGGCTCTAGCACCTCGTCACCCAAGCTGCACTCCAGCGCTGCAGTGCACCGGCTCAAGAAAGATATCCGGCGATGTCATCGCATGTCCCggcgccccctgccccgcccagaCCCCCAGAACGgcgggggagtgggaggaggggctggcATACGTCCGCCAGTCTCGCCCTTCTCCGAGACCGTCCGCATCATCAACCGCAAGGTGAAGCCTCGTGAGCCCAAACGCAGCCGCATCATCCTCAACCTCAAGGTTATTGACAAGGGCGGGAAGGCCgcgagtgggggagggggcctggcccGTCCAAAGATCCCCTCACGAAACCGCGTCATTGGCAAGAGTAAGAAGTTCAGCGAGAGCATCCTCCGCACCCAGATCCGCCACATGAAGTTTGGCACCTTCTCGCTGTACAACAAGCCGTCCGCTGCACCGGCCACATCTCTGGAGGGCAAGATGGAGGCAGGAGGCTCACAAGGTGCCTCCTGCGGGCTGGTCATGGGCTCCACCCCTTACGAtgcccacagctccagctcctcaGGCTGCCCCTCTCCTACCCCTCACTCGTCCTCCGACCCAGACGATTCTCCCCCAAAGCTGCTTCCCGAAACCCTGAGCCCTGCCATTCCTGACTGGCGCGAGTCGGAGGTCCTGGACCTGTCGATCCCACCAGAatcagcagccaccagcaagcgCTCTCCCCCCGGGGGATGTGCTGGGGGCCAGACACCCTCATCATCCCTCTCCTCTTCTGACCCGGAGCAGGAGGCTGGCGACTGGCGCCCTGAgatgtccccctgctccaatgtgGTGGTCACAGATGTCACCAGCAATCTCCTGACCGTCACCATCAAGGAGTTCTGCAACGCAGAGGATTTCGAGAAGGTGGCAGCAGGTGGAGGAGGCAGCAAGTGA
- the CBX6 gene encoding chromobox protein homolog 6 isoform X5 has translation MELSAVGERVFAAESIIKRRIRKGRIEYLVKWKGWAIKYSTWEPEENILDSRLIAAFEQKERERELYGPKKRGPKPKTFLLKPGSSTSSPKLHSSAAVHRLKKDIRRCHRMSRRPLPRPDPQNGGGVGGGAGIRPPVSPFSETVRIINRKVKPREPKRSRIILNLKVIDKGGKAASGGGGLARPKIPSRNRVIGKSKKFSESILRTQIRHMKFGTFSLYNKPSAAPATSLEGKMEAGGSQGASCGLVMGSTPYDAHSSSSSGCPSPTPHSSSDPDDSPPKLLPETLSPAIPDWRESEVLDLSIPPESAATSKRSPPGGCAGGQTPSSSLSSSDPEQEAGDWRPEMSPCSNVVVTDVTSNLLTVTIKEFCNAEDFEKVAAGGGGSK, from the exons ATGGAGCTGTCTGCAGTGGGGGAGCGAGTGTTCGCGGCCGAATCCATCATCAAGCGGCGGATCCGAAAG GGGCGCATCGAGTACCTGGTGAAATGGAAAGGCTGGGCCATCAA GTACAGCACTTGGGAACCTGAAGAGAACATCCTGGACTCCCGACTTATTGCAGCCTTTGAGCAGAA GGAACGAGAGCGTGAGCTGTATGGGCCCAAGAAGAGAGGACCCAAGCCTAAAACTTTCCTCCTGAAG CCTGGCTCTAGCACCTCGTCACCCAAGCTGCACTCCAGCGCTGCAGTGCACCGGCTCAAGAAAGATATCCGGCGATGTCATCGCATGTCCCggcgccccctgccccgcccagaCCCCCAGAACGgcgggggagtgggaggaggggctggcATACGTCCGCCAGTCTCGCCCTTCTCCGAGACCGTCCGCATCATCAACCGCAAGGTGAAGCCTCGTGAGCCCAAACGCAGCCGCATCATCCTCAACCTCAAGGTTATTGACAAGGGCGGGAAGGCCgcgagtgggggagggggcctggcccGTCCAAAGATCCCCTCACGAAACCGCGTCATTGGCAAGAGTAAGAAGTTCAGCGAGAGCATCCTCCGCACCCAGATCCGCCACATGAAGTTTGGCACCTTCTCGCTGTACAACAAGCCGTCCGCTGCACCGGCCACATCTCTGGAGGGCAAGATGGAGGCAGGAGGCTCACAAGGTGCCTCCTGCGGGCTGGTCATGGGCTCCACCCCTTACGAtgcccacagctccagctcctcaGGCTGCCCCTCTCCTACCCCTCACTCGTCCTCCGACCCAGACGATTCTCCCCCAAAGCTGCTTCCCGAAACCCTGAGCCCTGCCATTCCTGACTGGCGCGAGTCGGAGGTCCTGGACCTGTCGATCCCACCAGAatcagcagccaccagcaagcgCTCTCCCCCCGGGGGATGTGCTGGGGGCCAGACACCCTCATCATCCCTCTCCTCTTCTGACCCGGAGCAGGAGGCTGGCGACTGGCGCCCTGAgatgtccccctgctccaatgtgGTGGTCACAGATGTCACCAGCAATCTCCTGACCGTCACCATCAAGGAGTTCTGCAACGCAGAGGATTTCGAGAAGGTGGCAGCAGGTGGAGGAGGCAGCAAGTGA